One part of the Bacteroidia bacterium genome encodes these proteins:
- a CDS encoding serine hydrolase domain-containing protein, with translation MPLLHRFSLLVFLLLFSCKSNAPIVEQVPNKAVQDKMDFLLQENDLPGMNFAWIEPNGRMNSYSSGLEDREKGSPLNDKHVLFSGSIGKTYAVALLMQLVEAGEVDLQAKWKSYFPDIDWLDRLPNMEEITVEYLLQHRSGLPRYVMKREAWDALAADPNKVWSYEDRLSLIFDDDAVHEAGKGWAYSDTNYILIGMLIERVSGKPYYELVRTKLLDEFGLKETHPGIRRDISNLAMAYSKLPAAFSIPEKVVENGLYVFNPQLEWTGGGMASSTPDLARWAKVYYEAKAFSPESLKKITTVNPDGEGVDAGDSYGMGSFIYKSKMGEAFGHSGFMPGFNSLFVYLPEQKVAAALQINCDYASQKMGLTSYMEILLDIALTGNSK, from the coding sequence ATGCCACTACTTCACAGATTCTCGCTGCTAGTATTTCTACTACTCTTTTCCTGCAAAAGCAATGCGCCCATTGTTGAGCAGGTCCCCAATAAAGCAGTTCAGGATAAAATGGATTTTTTGCTGCAGGAAAATGACCTCCCAGGGATGAACTTTGCCTGGATAGAGCCAAATGGTAGAATGAATAGTTATAGCTCTGGCCTGGAGGATCGGGAAAAAGGAAGCCCGCTCAATGATAAACATGTATTGTTTTCCGGCAGTATAGGCAAAACTTATGCGGTTGCTCTCCTGATGCAATTGGTGGAGGCAGGTGAAGTAGATTTGCAAGCGAAATGGAAATCTTATTTTCCAGACATTGACTGGTTGGATCGATTGCCAAATATGGAGGAAATAACGGTCGAATATCTCCTTCAGCACAGGAGTGGTTTGCCCCGCTATGTGATGAAAAGGGAAGCCTGGGATGCTTTGGCTGCTGATCCCAATAAAGTCTGGAGTTATGAAGATCGCTTGTCTCTCATATTTGATGATGATGCGGTACATGAAGCAGGGAAAGGCTGGGCTTATTCAGATACCAATTACATCTTGATTGGTATGCTGATAGAAAGAGTAAGTGGGAAACCCTATTATGAACTAGTCAGGACAAAACTGTTGGATGAGTTTGGGCTAAAAGAAACCCATCCCGGAATTCGCCGGGATATTTCCAATTTGGCAATGGCTTATTCTAAGCTTCCTGCAGCCTTTAGCATACCCGAAAAAGTAGTAGAAAACGGCCTCTATGTTTTCAATCCTCAACTAGAATGGACCGGTGGAGGCATGGCTTCCAGTACGCCTGATCTCGCTCGTTGGGCCAAAGTATATTATGAGGCGAAAGCCTTTTCTCCTGAAAGCCTGAAAAAGATTACAACGGTAAATCCTGATGGTGAAGGAGTAGACGCTGGAGATTCTTATGGCATGGGCTCTTTCATCTACAAAAGCAAAATGGGTGAAGCCTTTGGGCATTCAGGTTTTATGCCGGGCTTTAATTCGCTCTTTGTTTACTTACCTGAACAGAAAGTAGCAGCTGCCTTGCAAATCAATTGTGACTATGCCAGTCAAAAAATGGGCCTCACCAGCTATATGGAAATTTTACTTGATATCGCTTTAACAGGAAACTCTAAATGA
- a CDS encoding BtrH N-terminal domain-containing protein — MILENLKAFEGKHCETTATGTLLKQIGIELSEPLMFGIGEGLSYIFWNMKIMDYPFIGGRVKPDALTENLCRNLGLDLEVRETTSKKKAWMQVKEEIDKGNAVGLKLDCYHLEYFGVKHHFAGHYVAMYGYDEKEAYLVDTEQQGGRYVKTSLESLALARSEKGPMSSRNLSYLIRNKTSKIELEKAIKTAIRNNSSEFLNPPITNIAYKGILKTSKEIKKWFSRSTDRQRDFQTTAMLMERAGTGGSIFRNLYRDFLGESYDILKMDELKAGEEAYRKIALDWKEVIDCFDKAGETEDVQFINQASEILVQLSEKERLAMEKLQKAFA, encoded by the coding sequence ATGATCCTGGAAAACTTAAAAGCCTTCGAGGGCAAGCATTGCGAAACTACGGCCACAGGAACACTGCTGAAACAGATTGGTATTGAACTATCCGAACCGTTGATGTTCGGAATAGGTGAGGGGCTGAGCTATATTTTCTGGAATATGAAGATCATGGATTATCCCTTTATTGGTGGTCGGGTGAAACCAGATGCTTTAACGGAAAATTTGTGCAGGAATCTGGGCTTGGACTTGGAAGTGAGAGAAACGACTTCAAAGAAAAAAGCCTGGATGCAAGTCAAGGAGGAGATTGATAAGGGAAATGCAGTGGGATTAAAACTGGATTGCTACCATTTAGAATACTTTGGGGTAAAACATCATTTCGCCGGCCATTATGTCGCTATGTATGGCTATGATGAAAAGGAAGCTTATTTGGTGGATACGGAGCAACAGGGAGGTCGATATGTGAAAACCAGCCTGGAGAGTCTGGCATTGGCCAGAAGTGAAAAGGGACCTATGTCATCCAGAAATTTGAGTTATCTGATCCGAAATAAAACTTCGAAAATTGAGCTTGAAAAAGCTATCAAAACTGCCATCAGGAACAATAGCTCTGAATTTCTCAATCCTCCCATCACTAATATTGCCTATAAAGGCATCCTTAAAACCAGCAAAGAGATCAAAAAATGGTTTAGCCGGAGTACAGATCGGCAAAGAGATTTTCAAACGACCGCAATGCTTATGGAAAGAGCAGGTACGGGCGGCTCCATTTTTAGGAATTTATATAGGGATTTCCTGGGCGAAAGTTATGACATATTGAAAATGGATGAACTCAAAGCCGGAGAAGAAGCCTATCGGAAAATTGCCCTTGACTGGAAAGAAGTGATTGACTGTTTTGATAAAGCCGGAGAAACAGAAGATGTACAATTCATCAATCAGGCTTCAGAAATCCTTGTCCAACTTTCAGAGAAAGAAAGACTGGCCATGGAAAAGCTCCAGAAGGCTTTCGCCTAA
- a CDS encoding tryptophan-rich sensory protein → MRRSFSDWGLNIIAFTLVILINYLATALPIGGQTTGEISATYPSLFTPAGFTFSIWGIIYLGLLGFVIYQALPAKREDSEIAGISRIFQISCAFNASWIFAWHYNLIFLSLFLMIGIWVSLILIYKKLNNARNSFSAAPSLLMRIPFSIYTGWITVAFIANLSALQTGNGWDNLWLDAITWTQIKLGIAGAAAAIVGLRRRDIAYLGVIAWAAFGISAKQTATPEVSGAAGMLCIFAIILIIYEVYRRIRKESLV, encoded by the coding sequence ATGCGTCGTAGCTTTTCAGATTGGGGGCTAAATATCATAGCCTTCACCCTCGTCATCCTCATCAACTATCTAGCCACTGCCCTTCCGATTGGGGGCCAAACTACCGGAGAAATTTCCGCTACTTATCCTTCCCTTTTTACGCCAGCTGGATTTACCTTTTCCATTTGGGGCATAATCTATTTAGGCTTGTTAGGCTTTGTAATTTATCAGGCTTTGCCAGCAAAGAGAGAAGATTCAGAAATAGCCGGAATCAGTCGCATTTTTCAAATCTCCTGTGCGTTCAATGCAAGTTGGATTTTTGCCTGGCATTACAATCTTATTTTCCTCTCTCTCTTTTTGATGATCGGCATTTGGGTAAGTCTGATCCTCATTTATAAAAAACTCAATAATGCCCGCAATTCCTTCTCAGCGGCTCCCAGTTTGCTAATGCGTATTCCCTTTAGCATATATACCGGCTGGATTACAGTGGCCTTTATTGCTAATTTAAGCGCGCTTCAAACAGGCAATGGCTGGGACAATCTTTGGTTAGATGCCATTACCTGGACCCAGATCAAATTGGGAATAGCCGGAGCAGCTGCAGCTATCGTAGGACTTAGGAGAAGAGACATTGCCTATCTGGGAGTCATTGCCTGGGCAGCCTTTGGAATATCCGCCAAACAAACAGCCACACCCGAAGTCAGCGGAGCAGCAGGAATGCTATGTATATTTGCAATCATCCTCATCATCTACGAAGTTTATAGAAGAATCCGAAAGGAATCTCTTGTGTAA
- a CDS encoding NAD-dependent epimerase/dehydratase family protein: MIDPIQRRKFLKQSLQAGSLLSIGAPLLSEWAIENQRESNKSLDILILGGTSFLGPHQIAYALGRGHKISTFTRGKTEPTVHKKLFAQVESLTGDRSNNLESLKGKKWDVVIDNSGHRLQWAIDSANLLKDQAEIYLYTSSTGVYYPYLGNDIKEGTKLLMKEPEELENEDEKMEYWYGVMKANSEMEAQKAFGKERTIIVRPTYMVGPADKLDRFIHWPVRLSRGGEVLVPGNGNDPVQLMDVRDVAQWMIRLAEQKAAGVYNAVGPASPMGMHAFVYGAHAAFNTPVSWQMIDDYEFLKKQGVHYIVPWIMPEGKNWGSARVNNEHCVKNGLIYTPLAKTVRDTYEWWYSAALTDERRAKFEENAKSVLVREAEIIKAWKNR; this comes from the coding sequence ATGATCGATCCCATTCAAAGAAGAAAATTCCTAAAACAGAGTTTACAGGCAGGAAGCTTATTATCCATAGGTGCTCCACTCCTAAGCGAATGGGCCATAGAGAATCAAAGAGAGTCAAACAAAAGTCTCGATATCCTGATCTTGGGGGGAACCTCCTTTCTGGGGCCTCATCAGATTGCCTATGCATTAGGGCGAGGACATAAGATCAGTACCTTCACGCGAGGAAAAACCGAACCAACGGTTCATAAAAAATTGTTTGCTCAGGTCGAATCCCTGACTGGCGACAGATCCAATAATCTCGAATCTCTCAAAGGCAAAAAATGGGATGTCGTAATTGATAATTCCGGACATCGACTTCAATGGGCCATTGATAGTGCCAATTTGCTCAAGGATCAGGCAGAGATCTACCTCTACACTTCTTCGACAGGGGTTTACTATCCTTATTTGGGAAATGATATCAAGGAAGGGACGAAATTGCTGATGAAGGAGCCAGAGGAATTGGAGAATGAAGATGAGAAAATGGAATACTGGTATGGAGTGATGAAAGCCAATTCTGAAATGGAAGCCCAAAAGGCCTTTGGGAAAGAGAGAACTATTATTGTAAGACCTACTTATATGGTTGGGCCCGCAGACAAATTGGATCGCTTTATACATTGGCCAGTACGATTGAGCAGAGGAGGAGAAGTTTTGGTTCCGGGAAATGGAAATGATCCGGTACAACTCATGGATGTACGAGATGTAGCTCAATGGATGATCCGTTTGGCAGAGCAAAAAGCTGCCGGAGTCTATAATGCAGTAGGACCTGCTTCACCTATGGGCATGCATGCTTTTGTCTATGGAGCTCATGCTGCTTTCAATACTCCGGTTTCCTGGCAGATGATTGATGATTATGAATTCCTGAAAAAACAGGGCGTACACTATATCGTTCCCTGGATTATGCCGGAAGGGAAAAATTGGGGCAGTGCACGAGTCAATAATGAACATTGTGTCAAAAACGGACTGATCTACACTCCTCTGGCAAAAACGGTGAGAGATACCTATGAGTGGTGGTATTCAGCTGCTTTAACAGATGAACGTAGGGCAAAATTCGAAGAAAATGCGAAGTCTGTTTTAGTCAGAGAAGCTGAGATCATCAAGGCCTGGAAAAATCGATAA
- a CDS encoding helix-turn-helix domain-containing protein has product MEKLFGGLDPDNPPEICPIRDILSSVTDKWSILIVIFLGARDVLRFNELKRLIYGISAKVLTERLKRLERDAYVSRKVYPEVPVRVEYRLTDFGYSYLEQLLNLTEWIDIAMPEIVKQRHRFDEVVKKREKGKV; this is encoded by the coding sequence ATGGAAAAACTTTTTGGAGGTCTTGATCCTGACAATCCGCCAGAGATTTGCCCGATTCGGGATATTTTATCTTCGGTTACTGATAAATGGAGTATCCTGATTGTAATTTTCCTGGGGGCCAGAGATGTACTGCGCTTCAATGAATTGAAACGGCTGATTTATGGGATTTCCGCAAAAGTCCTAACGGAACGCTTGAAGCGACTGGAAAGAGATGCCTATGTTTCACGCAAAGTTTATCCGGAAGTTCCGGTTCGGGTAGAATATCGATTGACTGACTTTGGCTATTCCTATCTGGAACAATTACTCAATCTCACAGAATGGATAGATATCGCTATGCCGGAGATTGTGAAGCAGCGTCATCGTTTTGATGAGGTTGTGAAGAAAAGGGAGAAAGGGAAAGTTTAA
- a CDS encoding DUF4174 domain-containing protein, with protein MLILKSFSLLFFLFSFLISHAQGLADYRWESRMVLLIVEDEELPVFKKELMELMEDEKGLAERKLMIIQITPKQSRILFSAGEKREINPSLYRQFKPTENPFSFILVGLDGGVKLRTDEFVSRKYLYALIDGMPMRQAEMREKKNKN; from the coding sequence ATGTTGATACTTAAATCTTTTAGTCTACTCTTTTTCCTATTCTCTTTTCTGATTTCACATGCGCAAGGGCTTGCTGATTACCGCTGGGAATCCCGAATGGTATTATTGATTGTGGAAGATGAAGAGCTTCCTGTATTTAAAAAAGAGCTAATGGAATTGATGGAGGATGAAAAGGGATTAGCTGAAAGGAAACTCATGATCATTCAAATCACGCCTAAGCAAAGCCGTATATTATTTTCTGCGGGAGAAAAACGAGAAATAAATCCTTCCCTTTATCGACAATTCAAACCTACAGAAAACCCATTCAGTTTCATCCTCGTGGGATTGGACGGAGGAGTCAAACTCAGAACAGATGAATTCGTAAGCAGAAAGTATCTCTATGCACTCATTGATGGCATGCCCATGAGGCAAGCCGAAATGAGGGAGAAAAAGAATAAAAATTAG
- a CDS encoding DUF2809 domain-containing protein, with protein sequence MDLKRNRILYLALIIFTIGIGLMSRTSFVPQSVLPYLGDILYTLMFYFIFGFLFPEMPRAKVAMISIGLCFLIEISQLYQADWINELRANRLGGLILGFGFRWSDLLCYTMGGLWGYGLETYGPLAKSIRK encoded by the coding sequence ATGGACCTGAAACGCAATAGAATTCTCTATTTAGCACTCATCATCTTTACCATTGGGATAGGCCTTATGTCCCGAACTTCATTTGTCCCACAATCTGTCTTACCATACTTAGGGGATATTCTATACACCCTGATGTTTTATTTCATCTTTGGCTTTCTATTTCCTGAGATGCCACGAGCTAAAGTTGCTATGATTAGCATCGGCCTCTGCTTTCTCATCGAAATCAGCCAGTTATACCAGGCCGACTGGATCAATGAGCTGCGTGCTAACCGACTGGGAGGTTTGATTCTGGGCTTTGGTTTTCGTTGGAGTGATCTGCTCTGCTATACCATGGGTGGGCTTTGGGGATACGGATTGGAAACTTACGGTCCTCTGGCAAAAAGCATAAGGAAATAA